AATGACCGGGGTGCGTGCCAAAGTGGCCGGGACGGTCAACGGTCAGCCGAAAACCGTCGCGCTGATCCGCGGCGTGCAGTTTAAAGGTGAAATCCGCCTGCTGGCAGGTGAAGAAGCCGTGGCGATGCGCAAGCGCTACGTCAGCCGCTTTCCGGTAGCCCGCATGCTATCGGCCCCGGTGTGGGAGATTCGTCCCGATGAGCTTAAGTTTACCGATAACACGCTCGGCTTCGGTAAGAAGCTATACTGGCTGCGTGATTCTCCAGTTCAGTAACCTCCGCTTTGGCGTGCAGATCCCTCCGTTTACGACATACTTTTGCTAAGCCGTCCGCTGTTGAATGACGGGTTAGCTGAAGGAGCAATGATGACTCAGGTACTGATAACAGGCGCTACCGGCCTGGTTGGTGGGCACTTACTTCGAATGTTGGTTCAGGAGCCGCGAATCGCCGCGATAACTGCGCCAACCCGTCGTCCGCTAGCTGATGCACAAGGAATTCTCAATCCGCACGATCCGCAATTAAGCGACGCGCTGGCGCAGGTTGTCGATCCGGTGGATATCGTTTTTTGCTGCCTGGGAACGACGCTGCGGGAGGCGGGCAGTAAAGAGGCATTTATTCATGCTGATTATACGCTGGTGGTCGATACTGCGCTGACCGGGCTTCGTCTGGGCGCGAAGCATATGCTGGTGGTCAGCGCGATGGGAGCCGATGCGCATTCGATGTTCTTCTACAATCGCGTCAAGGGTGAGATGGAACAAGCCCTGCGTGCCCAGGCATGGCCGCGGCTAAC
This Klebsiella sp. RHBSTW-00484 DNA region includes the following protein-coding sequences:
- a CDS encoding NAD(P)H-binding protein, which gives rise to MTQVLITGATGLVGGHLLRMLVQEPRIAAITAPTRRPLADAQGILNPHDPQLSDALAQVVDPVDIVFCCLGTTLREAGSKEAFIHADYTLVVDTALTGLRLGAKHMLVVSAMGADAHSMFFYNRVKGEMEQALRAQAWPRLTFARPSMLLGDRQKKRGNEVVLAPIFRLLPGNWKSIDARDVARAMLAEALNPSAEGVTILPSAKLREIAAREA
- a CDS encoding YhbP family protein produces the protein MDTLAAISRWLGKQHVVTWCVTRDDELWCANAFYVYDPETVAFYLLSDEKTRHGQMTGVRAKVAGTVNGQPKTVALIRGVQFKGEIRLLAGEEAVAMRKRYVSRFPVARMLSAPVWEIRPDELKFTDNTLGFGKKLYWLRDSPVQ